One Caretta caretta isolate rCarCar2 chromosome 8, rCarCar1.hap1, whole genome shotgun sequence DNA window includes the following coding sequences:
- the LDLRAD1 gene encoding low-density lipoprotein receptor class A domain-containing protein 1, producing MSRTHPQRNFGRISFDSTKFSPEERDHCHECRACLSCTRRCLCISIIALLALGVVGAVIGFAVTFGLPPPTPVNRFCVTSGNQTGFLCDDRVTCLPASRICNRIRECVNGEDEQEKLCNDLPSSLPGYLIFRCSNPVYWIYADKKCNGANDCGDCSDEKGALASCPPCGTQWWSCTPVFYEYCTCIPRALCRDRIQHCSDWSDEYACNR from the exons ATGAGCAGAACTCATCCTCAG AGAAATTTTGGTAGAATCTCATTTGATTCAACAAAGTTCTCCCCTGAAGAAAGAG ATcactgccatgaatgcagggcaTGTTTAAGTTGTACTCGAAGATGCCTCTGTATCTCCATTATTGCGCTGCTTGCACTTGGCGTCGTAGGTGCTGTCATTGGTTTTGCTGTCACATTTGGACTCCCACCACCCACTCCAG TGAACCGTTTCTGTGTGACTTCAGGTAACCAGACTGGCTTTTTATGTGATGACAGAGTGACTTGCCTTCCAGCCAGTAGGATCTGCAACAGAATCAGAGAGTGTGTTAATGGAGAGGATGAGCAGGAGAAATTATGTa ATGATTTGCCCAGTAGCCTTCCAGGATACTTGATCTTCCGCTGCAGCAACCCTGTATACTGGATCTATGCTGATAAGAAGTGTAATGGCGCAAATGACTGTGGAGACTGTTCTGATGAAAAGGGGGCCT TGGCTAGCTGCCCTCCTTGCGGGACTCAGTGGTGGAGCTGCACACCAGTGTTTTACGAGTATTGCACCTGCATTCCCAGGGCCCTCTGCCGAGACAGAATCCAGCACTGCTCAGACTGGTCCGATGAGTATGCCTGCAATAGATGA